DNA sequence from the Candidatus Nealsonbacteria bacterium genome:
AAAATAAAGCCAAAACGGCCATTATTATGATAGCTCCAAAGTATTGACCAGGTATTTCAGCTTCAAATCTTAAAAAAAATGACAGATAAACAGCCAAGGGTATCAAGAATAAATCATTTAATAGAAAAAAAATCTTTCTAGTGGTTGGCGTTCTTTTTATTTTTTTCAATAATTCCTTCATTTTTAATTTTTATTAAAAAAATTTTTAATACAAGTTATTACGTATTCTGTTTGTTCATTCGTTAACTCGGGATATATCGGCAAAGATATAACTTCTTTCGAAATTTGGTCTGTTTTTTGAAGATTAAAAGAGTGTAAGTTTGCCAATGACTCTTGGCGAAAATTCGGAATACCCCACTTAACAAGAATCTCTACTCCATTTTCTTCCAGATGCTTAATTAATAAGTCGCGTTTTTTAGTTCTAATAACATAATTCTGAAAAACATCAAAATAAGGACCTTCTTCCGTGGGAGGAGGTGGTAAAATTAAATCCCCCACTCCGAATAATTGCTTGTTATAAAAATTAGCAATTTCCCTTCTTCTTTTTATCCAGCCGGAAAAATATTTAAATTTTACGTTCAAAAAAGCCGCCTGTAAGTTGTCTAAGATTGTATTGAAGCCATAAAAAGAAATTATACTGTTTTTGCTTTTCTTCTGCTCATCGGTCTTTAAATAAGACGGAGTTTCTCCATGATCTCTTAAAAGATAAAGTTTTTCGGCTAAATCTCTGTCGTCAACACACAGCATTCCTCCTTCTCCATAAGAACCTAAAATTTTTGCCGGATAAAAACTAAAGCAAGAGGTTTTACCGAAGGAGCCTACTGGTTGATTTTTATATCTGGCTCCCAAAGACTGGGCAGCGTCTTCAATTATAATAAGGTTATGTCTTTTAGCAATATCCATAATCTTGTCCATCTCACAACAACGGCCATTGAGATGAACGGGAATTATGGCTTTGGTATTTTCTGTAATTGCCGACTCTATTAACTCGGGATTCATATTAAAATCATCTCTGATATCGATTAAAACCGGCTTAGCGCCACAATGAACAATAACATCTATCGTAGCTATATAAGTATGGTCTACTGTAATTACCTCGTCTCCCGGCCCAATATTGTTGGCATATAAAGATAAAAATAAAGCACCCGTACAACTATCTGTTCCAACACCATATTTTTTACCAACATAATCAGCAATATCTTTTTCGAGCTTCACTAAATCAGAACGATAAATTAAATCACCCGATTCCATTATTCTTTTAAAAACCGCGTCTATTTCTTTCTTTATTTTTTGATATTGAAGAGGATAATTTATAAAAGGAACCTTATAATTCATATTTTTTTAATTTTTTCTTTATATTTTAAAATTTGGTTCACTATTTCTTCTGGAACAAAACCGTATTTCTGATGAAGATATTTAGTATCTCCTATTTCCAATGAATATTCGTCGGGTATTCCAATTATTTTGAAAAAACCTAAATAATCAGATTCTGCTAAAATTTCAGCCACTGCGGCCCCCAAACCACCCACAACACTATGTTCTTCCAGGGTAAATATTATTTTTTTATCTTTTATTTCTTCCAATAAAATTTTTTTATCTATCGGTTTAAGAGTATGGATACTTATTAATTTAAAATTGTAACCGAATTTTTCTAATTTATTAACCACGTCTCTCCCAACTTTCAAAAGAACGCCGGTAGTAATTATGGCCCCATCTTTTCCATTTTTTAAAATTGACGGCTTTCCTATGATAATATTGGGATTAAAATCATATAATGTCTCTTCTCCTTTTTTATTTAATCTAATGTAAGTTGGATTTTTTGTTTGATAAGATTTTAAAACCAATTCTTTCGTTTCTATGGGATCAGCGGGACAAAGAACGGTCATATTCGGTAATGCCCTTAAAATAGCTAAATCTTCAATGGCATAATGGGTAACCCCTAAATTTCCATAAGTAACTCCTCCCCCTATTCCCACTATCTTTACGTCTAATTTTTGATAACAAACGTCATTCCTGACTTGTTCAAAACATCTCATTGTTACAAAAGGTATTATTGAATAAACATACGGTTTTTTTCCGGAAAGAGCCAGTCCGGCAGCTACGCCCATCATATTTTGCTCGGCCACTCCGCAGTTAATAAAGCGTTCTGGAAATTTTTCTATAAAATCCTCTAAAACAGAATAGCCCAGATCTCCCGTTAGAAAATAAATGTTTTTATCTTTTTCAGCCAATTCAACTAAAGTTTTAATAAATATTGTTCTCATTTTTAATCTAATTCTTTTAAAGCTTTTTTGTAATCTTCTTTGTTTAAATTTTTATAATGCCATTCTAGTTTATCTTCCATGAAAGAAATTCCTTTGCCTTTTACGGTGTTGGCAATCAATAAACTGGGCTTATTCTTTTCGAACGGAATTTTAGAAAAAGCATTTTGAATCTCAGAAAAATTATGCCCATTTATTTCTTTTACTTGCCAACCAAAAGCCAGCCATTTGTCTCGAAGCGGCTCCAGGGCCGTTATTTCGTTCGTTCTGCCGAAGGCTTGAAGTTTATTATAGTCAACAATTCCAATCAAATTATCTAATTTGTGATGGCTTGCAAACATCGCCGCCTCCCAAACTGAACCTTCTTCGCATTCGCCGTCTGACATTAAAACAAAAACCCTGTAATTTCTCAAATCTTTTTTCGCAGCAATGGCTATCCCAGCTCCCATGGAAAGACCGTGACCCAAAGAACCGGTTGATGCTTCTATACCCGGAACAGAATATTTGGTGGAATGGCCGGGCAATTTACTTCCGTCTTTACAGTAAGTATCTAAAATTTCTATCGGAAAAAAACCTCTTTGGCTAAGAACGGCGTAAAGGGCGGCTACCGCATGCCCCTTGCTTAAAATAAACCTGTCCCTATTTTCATCTAAAGGCTTTTTAACGTCTATAGAAAGCGTTTTAAAATAAAGAACAGATAAAATATCGACAACAGAAAGACAGGAACCGAGATGGGCGGTCTGAGACTCGAAAAACATTTTTAAAATATTTCTACGGACATTTTTGGAAATTTGATTATAATCCATTTTTTCCAATTT
Encoded proteins:
- a CDS encoding DegT/DnrJ/EryC1/StrS family aminotransferase encodes the protein MNYKVPFINYPLQYQKIKKEIDAVFKRIMESGDLIYRSDLVKLEKDIADYVGKKYGVGTDSCTGALFLSLYANNIGPGDEVITVDHTYIATIDVIVHCGAKPVLIDIRDDFNMNPELIESAITENTKAIIPVHLNGRCCEMDKIMDIAKRHNLIIIEDAAQSLGARYKNQPVGSFGKTSCFSFYPAKILGSYGEGGMLCVDDRDLAEKLYLLRDHGETPSYLKTDEQKKSKNSIISFYGFNTILDNLQAAFLNVKFKYFSGWIKRRREIANFYNKQLFGVGDLILPPPPTEEGPYFDVFQNYVIRTKKRDLLIKHLEENGVEILVKWGIPNFRQESLANLHSFNLQKTDQISKEVISLPIYPELTNEQTEYVITCIKNFFNKN
- a CDS encoding 1-deoxy-D-xylulose-5-phosphate synthase; amino-acid sequence: MRTIFIKTLVELAEKDKNIYFLTGDLGYSVLEDFIEKFPERFINCGVAEQNMMGVAAGLALSGKKPYVYSIIPFVTMRCFEQVRNDVCYQKLDVKIVGIGGGVTYGNLGVTHYAIEDLAILRALPNMTVLCPADPIETKELVLKSYQTKNPTYIRLNKKGEETLYDFNPNIIIGKPSILKNGKDGAIITTGVLLKVGRDVVNKLEKFGYNFKLISIHTLKPIDKKILLEEIKDKKIIFTLEEHSVVGGLGAAVAEILAESDYLGFFKIIGIPDEYSLEIGDTKYLHQKYGFVPEEIVNQILKYKEKIKKI
- a CDS encoding transketolase, encoding MNFFKLEKMDYNQISKNVRRNILKMFFESQTAHLGSCLSVVDILSVLYFKTLSIDVKKPLDENRDRFILSKGHAVAALYAVLSQRGFFPIEILDTYCKDGSKLPGHSTKYSVPGIEASTGSLGHGLSMGAGIAIAAKKDLRNYRVFVLMSDGECEEGSVWEAAMFASHHKLDNLIGIVDYNKLQAFGRTNEITALEPLRDKWLAFGWQVKEINGHNFSEIQNAFSKIPFEKNKPSLLIANTVKGKGISFMEDKLEWHYKNLNKEDYKKALKELD